The sequence ATCAAAAATATTCATTCGTCTAACTGAAAATGTCAGTACCTCTGTTTCTGACTGATCCACTGCCTGCTTTTGTATCGTATAGTTTGGATATTTTCCTGTTCCTAGAAATAAGCGTGATGAAAACTGGTAGTTACCGATTGTTAACATGAATTAGCCTCCTCCTACAAAATGAACAATTTCTAAACGATCTCCTTCTGAGACCAGTGTATTTGCGTGATGTTCTTTCTTCAAAATAGCTTGGTTATGTTCAACTATTAGTGACTTCTTTTCTAACTGCAACGATCGTATTAATTGTTCTACGGTTGTCACCTTATCATTGACCTGCATCGCTTCCCCATTAATGACAAGTTTCAAACTCTCACACCCTTCACTCTATTTTGCTTAAAGGTATCCCGGTAGCTTCTGCTGGCCACCTTATTTTCCAGTACATCTGCCATATACGTTGCCGTTCGAGGTGCTAACAATATGCCATTCCGATAGTGACCTGCAGCGATGTAAAGATGAGGTACTTCTGGCACTTCACCTAGGTATGGATAACCGTCTCTCGTTAAAGGACGAACTCCTGACCAGACGTTCTCCAAGGATGCTCGATTAATTTCCGGTACGATCCTTGCAGCCTTTGTTAGCAATCCCAACACGCTGGCCGCTTCAACCTCACTGCTCGTTTCATTCGGTTTAGTCGTTGCACCAATTATTACTCGGTTACCTTGTTTCGGCACAAGGTAACATCCCTCTGTAAATAAGGTTGTTTGAAAAAGGGCTTCATCTGTTTTTACAGAAAGGCATTCTCCTTTGACTGGTGTCAATCTCGGCAGATTCGGAATCAAATCTGCCGTTTGAAAACCGCTCGTTACCAAAACATTCTTCGCATAGAAACGTTCTCCTCGTTTCGTTACAACACCAACAGCCTTTCCGTTTTCCTTTAAAACATCGATAACAGGGGTATGTTCAATGATGTCTACACCAGATCGTTCTGCTGCCTTTGCAAAGGCCTTCGTTACATGAGGTGCAGATACTTGCCCCTCATCCGGACAATACAAGGCCGCCGCAAAATCCTTTGCCACATGTTTTTCCAAGAATTGATCAGGTCTACGTACTTCTGCTCGCATTCCTTGCTCTTCTTGAAACACAGCACATTTCTGTAATTCTCCGACTTGTTCTTCCTGTTCGATCAGTTTCATTGCTCCTTGTTTCAGATACTGTACATTTATGCCGGTTAGCTCGTACAGCTCCTCTGCCAGACTCGGATAAAGTGCACAACTCTCCTTCGCAAATGAAAAAAGGGGAGAAGACTGTTGCCATTCCATTTGTACACCCAACATTCCAGCAGCTGCACTGGATGCTCCTGACCCAATCGAACTCGCTTCAAGCAATAATACGCTATGTCCCCTCTTTTTCAATTCATAAGCAATCGAAGCACCAATAACGCCGCCACCTACGACAATTTCATCCACTATTCTATTCAACATGTTCCTCCTTCCAGTTATCAAGCACTGTTCGCAATTGTTGTGAGACTTGAACTGGTTCTGCAGCGTCCCAAATTGTGGACATAACTGCGATCCCCTTTGCTCCTGCAGCAAGAACTGCTTTTAGATTGGTTACATCTATTCCACCGATGGCAATAACCGGCACCGAGACATCGCATACGATCGTTTCTAATGTCGATAAACCTTTGGGAGCTAATCCTGGTTTTGACTGTGTTTGATAGACGTGACCAAACAAGATAAAATCAGCCCCGTCTCGCTTAGCTTCGACAGCTTCCGGTAAGGAATGAACAGATTTACCAACCTGCAAATCCGGAAAAGCTTGCACCACTTCCCGGACAGGAGCGCTGTGATAGGCTAGTTGCACTCCTTTGCAATGATAGATATTGGCAAGGTCTGCTCGATCATTAATAATAATTTTTTTAGCTGGTAAGCCTGCTGCGATTATTTTCTCAATCAGCACACAAAGATCTTTTGCCTGTAATTGTTTCTCTCGCACATGTAAAAAATCGATATTCTCAGCAATTCTGCCAATCTTGGTTAATTCTTTTTCTGCTATTTTTCCATTTGTGACTAAATGAAGCGTTGTCATGTAATCTGCTCCTTAATAAGTTTTCATTTAAAAGGAAGGCCTGAAGCTTTTCATGTGTTGACGATCTCATATACAGTCTTTCGCCTAAAGTTCACTCATCTTCATGCGTTGGACAGTCTCATACACCACCTTTCGCTTGAAGTTCACTCATCTTCATGCGTTGGACAATCTCATGCATCTCCTTTCGCTTGAAGTTCACTCATCTTCATGCGTTGGACGATCTCATGCATCTCCTTTCGCTTGAAGTTCACTCATCTTCATGCGTTGGACAATCTCATACACCACCTTTCGCTTGAAGTTCACTCATCTTCATGCGTTGGACGATCTCATGCATCTCCTTTCGCCTGAAGTTCACTCATCTTCATGCGTTGGACAGTCTCATGCATCTCCTTTCGCCTGAAGTTCACTCATCTTCATGCGTTGGACGATCTCATGCATCTCCTTTCGCTTGAAGTTCACTCATCTTCATGCGTTGGACGATCTCATGCATCTCCTTTCGCCTGAAGTTCACTCATCTTCATGCGTTGGACGATCTCATGCATCTCCTTTCGCTTGAAGTTCACTCATCTCAACTATT is a genomic window of Gracilibacillus salinarum containing:
- the thiO gene encoding glycine oxidase ThiO; the encoded protein is MLNRIVDEIVVGGGVIGASIAYELKKRGHSVLLLEASSIGSGASSAAAGMLGVQMEWQQSSPLFSFAKESCALYPSLAEELYELTGINVQYLKQGAMKLIEQEEQVGELQKCAVFQEEQGMRAEVRRPDQFLEKHVAKDFAAALYCPDEGQVSAPHVTKAFAKAAERSGVDIIEHTPVIDVLKENGKAVGVVTKRGERFYAKNVLVTSGFQTADLIPNLPRLTPVKGECLSVKTDEALFQTTLFTEGCYLVPKQGNRVIIGATTKPNETSSEVEAASVLGLLTKAARIVPEINRASLENVWSGVRPLTRDGYPYLGEVPEVPHLYIAAGHYRNGILLAPRTATYMADVLENKVASRSYRDTFKQNRVKGVRV
- a CDS encoding thiamine phosphate synthase; its protein translation is MTTLHLVTNGKIAEKELTKIGRIAENIDFLHVREKQLQAKDLCVLIEKIIAAGLPAKKIIINDRADLANIYHCKGVQLAYHSAPVREVVQAFPDLQVGKSVHSLPEAVEAKRDGADFILFGHVYQTQSKPGLAPKGLSTLETIVCDVSVPVIAIGGIDVTNLKAVLAAGAKGIAVMSTIWDAAEPVQVSQQLRTVLDNWKEEHVE
- the thiS gene encoding sulfur carrier protein ThiS — protein: MKLVINGEAMQVNDKVTTVEQLIRSLQLEKKSLIVEHNQAILKKEHHANTLVSEGDRLEIVHFVGGG